Proteins encoded by one window of Catharus ustulatus isolate bCatUst1 chromosome Z, bCatUst1.pri.v2, whole genome shotgun sequence:
- the TARS1 gene encoding threonine--tRNA ligase 1, cytoplasmic — protein sequence MAGADGQVDAREEKKVDCGKKKMKEGAGDGGRSELNPWPAFINERLEMYNKLKAEHDALLAERAANDSKPIKVTLPDGKQVDAESWKTTPYQIACGISQGLADNTVIAKVNKVVWDLDRPLEEDCSLELLKFEDEEAQAVYWHSSAHIMGEAMERIYGGCLCYGPPIENGFYYDMFLEEGGVSSNDFSALETLCKKIMKEKQAFERLEVKKETLLEMFKYNKFKCRILNEKVTTPTTTVYRCGPLIDLCRGPHVRHTGKIKTIKIHKNSSTYWEGKADMESLQRIYGISFPDTKMLKEWEKFQEEAKSRDHRKIGRDQELFFFHELSPGSCFFLPKGAYIYNTLIEFIRSEYRKRGFQEVVTPNVFNSKLWMTSGHWQHYSDNMFSFEVEKEIFALKPMNCPGHCLMFDHRPRSWRELPLRLADFGVLHRNELSGALTGLTRVRRFQQDDAHIFCAMEQIEEEIKSCLEFLRTVYDVFGFSFKLNLSTRPEKYLGDIEVWNQAEKQLESSLNAFGEKWELNPGDGAFYGPKIDIQIKDAIGRYHQCATIQLDFQLPVRFNLTFVSHDGNDKTRPVIIHRAILGSVERMIAILTENYGGKWPLWLSPQQVMVVPVGPACDEYAQKVRQHFHDAGFMADVDVDPGCTLNKKIRNAQLAQYNFILVVGEKEKASGTVNIRTRDNKVHGERTIADTVERLLQLKCSRSRQAEEEF from the exons CTGAATCCCTGGCCTGCATTTATCAATGAGCGTTTAGAGATGTACAATAAACTCAAGGCTGAACATGATGCACTCCTTGCAGAAAGAGCTGCAAATGACAGTAAACCCATTAAAGTTACGTTACCTGATGGCAAGCAGGTTGATGCTGAATCTTGGAAGACTACTCCTTATCAAATCGCTTGTGGAATTAG TCAGGGATTAGCTGACAACACGGTTATTGCCAAAGTGAACAAGGTGGTTTGGGATCTAGACCGTCCTTTGGAGGAGGATTGTTCCTTGGAGCTGCTTAAGTTTGAAGATGAAGAGGCTCAAGCA GTGTACTGGCACTCAAGTGCGCACATAATGGGTGAAGCTATGGAACGAATCTATGGTGGCTGTTTGTGCTATGGCCCACCGatagaaaatggattttattatGACATGTTTCTTGAGGAAGG ggGTGTATCAAGTAATGACTTCTCTGCTTTGGAAACATTATGCAAAAAGataatgaaggaaaaacaagccTTTGAAAGACTGGAAGTTAAGAAGGAAACACTGCTTGAAATGTTTAAG taTAATAAATTCAAGTGTCGCATCCTGAATGAGAAGGTCACTACCCCAACTACTACAGTATACAG aTGTGGTCCCCTGATAGATTTATGCAGAGGCCCTCATGTCAGACATACTGGCAAGATAAAGACCATAAAAATTCATAAG aattcTTCTACCTATTGGGAAGGCAAGGCCGATATGGAATCCCTCCAGAGGATCTACGGAATTTCATTCCCAGATACAAAAATGCTGAAGGAGTGGGAGAAATTCCAGGAGGAGGCTAAAAGCAGAGATCACAGAAAAATTGGACGG gaCCAAGAACTGTTTTTCTTCCACGAGCTCAGCCCCGGTAGCTGTTTTTTCTTGCCAAAAGGAGCTTACATTTATAACACATTAATTGAATTTATACGG AGTGAGTATCGAAAACGTGGATTTCAGGAGGTTGTCACTCCAAATGTTTTCAACAGCAAACTGTGGATGACTTCAGGGCACTGGCAGCATTACAGTGACaatatgttttcctttgaagtgGAGAAAGAAATCTTTGCTCTGAAGCCTATGAACTGTCCAGGACACTG ccTTATGTTTGACCATCGGCCGCGGTCGTGGCGTGAGCTGCCATTGCGGTTGGCAGATTTTGGTGTCCTGCATCGCAACGAGCTGTCAGGAGCTCTCACGGGACTCACCCGAGTGCGCCGTTTCCAGCAGGACGATGCTCACATCTTCTGTGCTATGGAGCAG ATTGAAGAGGAGATAAAAAGCTGTCTGGAATTCTTGCGTACTGTGTATGATGTCTTtggattttcatttaaattgaaTCTCTCCACTCGTCCTGAAAAGTACCTGGGAGATATTGAAGTGTGGAATCAAGCTGAAAAG caaCTTGAAAGCAGCCTCAATGCCTTTGGTGAGAAGTGGGAGTTAAACCCCGGTGATGGAGCTTTCTATGGACCTAAG ATCGACATTCAGATTAAGGATGCCATTGGCCGCTACCACCAATGTGCTACAATTCAGCTTGACTTCCAGTTGCCAGTCAGATTTAACCTCACCTTTGTCAG CCATGATGGCAATGACAAGACGAGACCAGTTATCATTCACCGGGCGATCTTGGGATCTGTGGAGAGAATGATTGCCATTCTAACTGAGAACTATGGAGGCAAATG GCCactctggctgtccccacagcaagTAATGGTGGTACCAGTGGGACCAGCGTGTGATGAGTATGCTCAAAAG GTCAGGCAGCACTTCCATGATGCTGGATTTATGGCAGATGTTGATGTAGATCCTGGCTGCACACTGAACAAGAAGATCAGAAACGCTCAGCTTGCGCAGTATAACTTTATTCTGG TTGTTGGTGAAAAGGAGAAGGCAAGTGGAACAGTGAACATCCGCACCCGAGACAACAAGGTGCATGGGGAAAGAACCATTGCAGACACCGtggagaggctgctgcagctgaaatgcTCTCGTTCCAGACAAGCTGAAGAAGAATTTTAA